A region from the Benincasa hispida cultivar B227 chromosome 10, ASM972705v1, whole genome shotgun sequence genome encodes:
- the LOC120087741 gene encoding probable pectinesterase/pectinesterase inhibitor 51 — translation MSCLFFLTSYQHQGPALKSPPPSSIFPAAAVTRDRLSLSLSSSEIHTLNILHDFCTRNPPFSFSIFPNQTSVSLFISMPSLLFLFFLPLHFSSAAHQTILPGIAAACGATRFPDQCASSISQSSRLPQNPTPLQIIQAAVWLSSENLKIAKSMVKAILDSSEKSPNRNRTAAALSCLEGLGYSEYRISLSNDAIAIGRNKDARAWLSASLLYQTGCRSGLKYVNDTREVDETMSFLDNLIVLSSNALSMAVAYDIFGNETEAWGPPRTERDGFWERSGGTAVVGTGLGIPAKTEANATVCKEGSEGCYTTVQAAVEAAPENSAVRFVIHIKEGVYEESVRVGLEKKNLVFLGDGMGKTVITGSLNVGQPGISTYKSATVGVLGDGFMASRLTIQNTAGPDAHQAVAFRSDSDLSIIHNCEFIGNQDTLYAHSLRQFYNSCRIVGNVDFIFGNSASIFQNCHILVRPRQLNPQLGDDNPITAHGRTDPAQSTGFVFQNCLVNGTEEFMSLYYANPQAHKTFLGRPWKEYSRTIFIHCDLEALVSSSGWMPWSGDFGLKTLYYGEFENFEIGSNSSKRVGWSNQIPAEYVFSYSVQNFIQGNEWIPSS, via the exons ATgtcatgtttgttttttttaacatcATATCAACACCAAGGACCAGCACTGAAATCGCCACCGCCATCCTCCATTTTCCCCGCCGCCGCCGTAACACGTGAccgtctctctctctctctctcttcctctgAAATTCACACTTTAAATATCCTCCATGACTTTTGCACCCGAAACCCACCATTTTCTTTCTCCATATTTCCAAACCAAACATCTGTTTCTCTCTTCATTTCAATGCCTTcccttctctttctcttcttcctccctCTACATTTCTCTTCCGCCGCCCACCAAACCATCCTCCCTGGGATCGCCGCCGCCTGCGGAGCCACCCGCTTCCCTGACCAATGCGCATCCTCCATCTCCCAATCCAGCCGCCTCCCCCAGAATCCCACGCCGCTGCAGATTATTCAGGCCGCCGTCTGGCTCTCCTCGGAGAATCTCAAAATCGCCAAATCAATGGTGAAGGCCATTCTGGATTCCTCCGAGAAGAGCCCCAACCGCAACCGCACCGCCGCGGCATTGAGCTGTCTGGAGGGGCTGGGTTACTCGGAATACCGAATTTCCCTTTCCAACGACGCAATTGCTATCGGTAGGAATAAAGACGCGCGCGCGTGGCTAAGCGCGTCGCTTCTCTACCAAACCGGTTGCCGGTCGGGGCTTAAGTACGTGAACGACACGCGCGAGGTGGATGAAACGATGTCGTTCCTTGACAATTTGATCGTGCTGTCGAGCAACGCGCTGAGCATGGCGGTGGCGTACGACATTTTCGGGAATGAGACGGAGGCCTGGGGCCCACCGAGGACGGAGCGAGACGGATTCTGGGAAAGGAGTGGTGGGACGGCGGTGGTGGGGACGGGTTTGGGGATTCCGGCGAAGACGGAGGCGAATGCGACGGTGTGTAAGGAGGGGAGTGAGGGGTGTTACACGACGGTACAGGCGGCGGTGGAGGCGGCGCCGGAAAACTCGGCGGTGAGGTTTGTGATACACATAAAGGAAGGGGTTTACGAGGAGAGCGTGAGAGTGGGATTGGAGAAGAAGAATTTGGTGTTTTTGGGAGATGGGATGGGCAAAACGGTCATTACAGGATCCTTGAATGTGGGCCAGCCTGGGATCTCAACCTACAAATCCGCTACTGTCG GAGTTCTTGGGGATGGATTCATGGCCAGTAGACTCACCATTCAAAACACAGCAGGCCCTGATGCCCACCAAGCTGTGGCCTTTAGATCAGACAGTGATCTCTCAATCATACATAACTGTGAGTTTATAGGCAATCAAGACACTCTCTACGCCCACTCCCTTCGTCAATTCTACAATTCTTGTCGAATCGTAGGCAATGTTGATTTCATCTTTGGCAACTCAGCCTCCATCTTCCAAAACTGTCACATCTTAGTCCGTCCTCGCCAACTCAACCCTCAGCTCGGAGACGACAATCCCATCACTGCACATGGGAGGACCGACCCTGCCCAGTCGACCGGGTTCGTATTCCAAAACTGCCTCGTAAACGGCACAGAGGAGTTCATGTCATTATACTATGCCAATCCTCAGGCGCATAAAACCTTCTTGGGGCGACCGTGGAAAGAGTATTCGAGGACGATTTTTATACATTGTGATCTTGAAGCTCTTGTTTCATCGTCTGGATGGATGCCTTGGAGTGGGGATTTTGGTTTGAAGACACTATATTATGGGGAGTTTGAGAATTTTGAGATTGGATCGAATTCGTCGAAGCGAGTTGGATGGAGTAATCAAATCCCTGCAGAATATGTTTTTAGTTATTCTGTCCAGAATTTTATCCAAGGAAATGAATGGATTCCATCATCTTAG